A single region of the Raphanus sativus cultivar WK10039 chromosome 1, ASM80110v3, whole genome shotgun sequence genome encodes:
- the LOC108858957 gene encoding protein SPIRRIG isoform X2, with protein sequence MKWATLLKDFKEKVGLAQSPDASTSADSFPVDLSAPPSSSSSSTSPSASHPGASSRLDFSSSPSRDNHELELDFKRLWEEFRSSSSEKEKEAALNLTVDTFCRLVKRHANVDQLFTMLIETHIFSFVIGRAFVTDIEKLKIRSKARSLDVDKVLTFFSDVTKEGFSPGANLLTAVAVLVSAPIDKQSLLDSGIFCCLIHVLSALLAYDEPSKSKTTANLEEIPADTDTVSRVLQTRRLEVEGSVVHIMKALASNPSAAQSLIEDDSLEALFNMVANGSVTVFSQYREGLVPLHSIQLHRHAMQILGILLINDSGSTSKYIRKHHLIKVLLMAVKDFDPDCGDPAYTMGIVDLLLECVELSYRPEAGGVRLRDDIRNAHGYHFLVQFALVLSSLPKNQTFVSSRSSIKEDSGSDGSEPFPDVENTSSRENADFSSQNFSPSLSRLLDVLVTLAQTGPAEPSVGRATRSSQTKPTGHSRSRTSSVDSLYDETWEQGSSKVKDLEAVQMLQDIFLKADNKDLQAEVLNRMFKIFSSHVENYRLCQELRTVPLLVLNMAGFPPSLQDIILKILEYAVTVVNCVPEQELLSLCCLLQQPITSQLKHTILSFFVKLISFDQQYKKVLREVGVLEVLQDDLKQHKLLMGPDEFSGVSNHSDLKPSSGSFKKHLDTKDAIISSPKLMESGSGKLPVFEVDNTITVGWDCLISLLKKAEANQASFRAANGVTTILPFLISDAHRTGVLRVLSCLITEDTKQVHHEELGAIVDLLKSGMVTSISGHQYKLHDDAKCDTMGALWRIVGVNGSAQRVFGEAAGFSLLLTTLHTFQGNKDHMDESDVMVYIKLFKYLFRLMTAAVCENAVNRMKLHAVITSQTFYELLVESGLLCVELETQVIQLLLELALEVVLPPFLASESTASAAITESEKTTFVVTTPSGQFNPDKERIYNAGAVKVLIRSLLLFSPKTQLEFLNLLESLARASPFNQENLTSVGCVELLLEIIYPFLPGSSPFLSYALKIVKILGAYRLSPSELRMLFRYVLQMRIMKSDHAIVEMMEKLILMEDTDLEHLSLAPFVEMDMSKTGHASVQVSLGERSWPPAAGYSFVCWFQFRNFLTTQGKEPEASKVGSSSRTRIPSAQQHEQNIFRIFSVGAVSNESPFYAELYFQEDGILTLATSNSNSLSFSGLEIEEGRWHHLAVVHSKPNALAGLFQASVANVYLDGKLRHTGKLGYSPSPVGKSLQVIVGTPSTCARVSDLTWKTRSCYLFEEVLTSGCIGFMYILGRGYKGLFQDADLLRFVPNQACGGGSMAILDSLDSDVTTSSNGQKFDGSNRQGDSKADGSGIVWDLERLGNLSFQLPGKKLIFAFDGTCSEFIRASGSFSLLNLVDPLSAAASPIGGIPRFGRLVGNVCICRQSVIGDTIRPVGGMTVVLALVEAAESRDMLHMALSLLACALRQNPQNVKDMQTIRGYHLLALFLRPKMSLFDMHALEIFFQIAACEALFSEPKKLESVQSNVTMTPTETIFENSYEDLGLSRFRYESSSVGSHGDMDDFSVPKDSFSHLSELETDIPVETSNCIVLSNVDMIEHVLLDWTLWVTSPVSIQIALLGFLENLVSMHWYRNHNLTILRRINLVEHLLVTLQRGDVEVPVLEKLVVLLGCILEDGFLTSELENVVRFVIMTFNPPEVKSRSSLSRESMGNHVIVRNMLLEMLIDLQVTIKAEELLELWHKIVSSKLITYFLDEAVHPTSMRWIMTLLGVCLASSPNFSLKFRTSGGYQGLMRVLQNFYDSPDIYYILFCLIFGKPVYPRLPEVRMLDFHALVPNDGSHVELKFIDLLDSVVGMARSTYDRLIMQSMLAHQSGSLSQVSASLVAELVEGAEMTGELQGEALMHKTYAARLMGGEASAPAAATSVLRFMVDLAKMCPQFSAACRRADFVENCSDLYFSCVRAAYAVKMAKQLSVKAEEKQIHDVDDNGSQGTFSSLPHDHDQSTKTSISAGSCPQEQDSSKSFQGVEDVKKQDDNHVGAVSASIEKEFPDTKGNANQVQATDSQSSASFHMIESPLLSEKSGLKVSFTQSPSPVVALASWLGSNYNESKSSTMSSPSLESYVSVTEVDASSERKSGSQGSSAVNAFFTVSPKLLLETDETGYGGGPCSAGASAVLDFMAEVLADLMTEQIKAVPVLESILEMVPFYVNPESLLVFQGLCLSRVMNYLERRLLRDDEEDAKKLDKSKWSANLDTFCWMIVDRVYMGAFPHPSGVLRALEFLLSMLQLANKDGKVEEVTPSGKGFLSLGRATRQLDAYVHSILKNTNRMVLYCFLPSFLITIGEEDLLSQLGLLVESKKRPSRHPAVDESRIDISTVLQLLVANRRIIFCPSNLDTDLTCCLCVNLISLILDQRKTVQNMSLDIVKYLLVHRRSALEDLLVTKLIQGQNLDVLHGGFDKLLTGNLPEFFEWLESSDKTINKVLEQCAAVLWVQYIAGSAKFPGVRIKGMEGRRKKEMGRKSRDVSKLDLKHWDQLNERRYALEVMRDAMSTELRVVRQNKYGWILHAESEWQTHLQQLVHERGIFPMRKSKRSEDPEWQLCPIEGPYRMRKKLERCKLKIDSIHNVLDGKLELGEIELPKVKNEDGPVISDTDSEPAFLLSELYDESFVKESDDFKDVASARNGWNDDRASSTNEASLHSALDFGAKSSTASVPITDNTHAKSETGSPRHSSSAKMDETKGPEENSENELNDDGEYLIRPYLEHLEKIRFRYNCERVVDLDKHDGIFLIGEFCLYVIENFYIDDDGCICEKECEDELSVIDQALGVKKDASGNLDFQSKSSTSGTTAVKTGALGGRAVGGRAWAYGGGAWGKEKMCMTGNLPHPWRMWKLNNVHEILKRDYQLRPVAIEIFSMDGCNDLLVFHKKEREEVFKNLVAMNLSRNSMLDTTISGSAKQESNEGSRLFRLMAKSFSKRWQNGEISNFHYLMHLNTLAGRGYSDLTQYPVFPWVLADYDSESLDLSDPKTFRKLHKPMGCQTPEGEEEFRKRYESWDDPEIPKFHYGSHYSSAGIVLFYLLRLPPFSAENQKLQGGQFDHADRLFNSIKDTWLSAAGKGNTSDVKELIPEFFYMPEFLENRFSLDLGEKQSGEKVGDVFLPPWARGSVREFILKHREALESDYVSENLHHWIDLIFGYKQRGKAAEEAVNVFYHYTYEGNVDIDAVSDPALKASILAQINHFGQTPKQLFQKAHVKRRTDRKIPLHPLKHSMHLIPHETRKCSSSISQITTFHDKVLVAGANCFLKPRGYTKYITWGFPDRSLRFMSYDQDKLLSTHENLHESNQIQCAGFSHDGRIVVTGAEDGLVCVWRISKDGPRGSRRLRLEKALCAHTATVTCLRVSQPYQMIASGSDDCTVIIWDLSSMSFVRQLPDFPVPISAIYINDLTGEIVTAAGTVLAVWSINGDCLAVANTSQLPSDSVLSVTGSTSSDWLETAWYVTGHQSGAIKIWRMIHCTDPLSAESKTSSSNRTGGLNLGDQVPEYKLILHKVLKFHKQPVTALYLPADLKQLLSGDSAGQLLSWTLPDETLRASLKQASLKQASLKQAS encoded by the exons ATGAAATGGGCAACATTGCTTAAGGACTTCAAGGAGAAGGTCGGTTTAGCTCAATCCCCTGACGCCTCTACCTCCGCCGACTCCTTTCCCGTTGACCTTTCTGCTCCCccgtcttcctcctcctcctccacctctccATCCGCTTCTCACCCCGGCGCTTCTTCTCGCCTTGACTTCAGCTCCTCTCCTTCAAG AGATAACCATGAGTTGGAATTGGACTTCAAAAGATTATGGGAAGAGTTCCGCTCATCAAGCTCTGAAAAG GAGAAGGAAGCCGCCTTAAATCTGACCGTCGATACCTTTTGTAGATTAGTGAAGCGGCATGCCAATGTAGACCAGTTATTTACTAT GTTAATAGAAACACATATATTCTCTTTTGTCATTGGGAGAGCATTTGTGACAGATATTGAGAAGTTGAAGATCCGCAGCAAGGCAAGGTCATTGGATGTAGATAAAGTATTAACGTTCTTTTCAGATGTCACCAAG GAGGGATTTAGTCCTGGTGCGAACCTCTTAACTGCTGTTGCAGTACTTGTATCTGCG CCAATCGACAAACAATCTCTCCTGGATTCTGGGATTTTCTGTTGTCTAATACACGTTCTCAGTGCGCTTCTAGCATATGATGAACCAAGCAAAAGTAAAACAACTGCTAATTTGGAAGAGATACCAGCAGACACAGATACTGTATCCAGAGTTCTTCAGACTAGACGACTTGAG GTGGAGGGTAGTGTTGTCCATATCATGAAAGCTTTAGCAAGCAATCCTTCTGCTGCTCAGAGTTTGATTGAAGATGATTCTCTTGAGGCGCTTTTCAATATGGTTGCCAATGGATCCGTTACGGTTTTCTCTCAATATAGAGAAGGTCTAGTTCCACTCCATAGCATACAGCTTCACAGACATGCCATGCAG ATCCTTGGAATTCTTCTAATCAATGACAGTGGGAGCACATCAAAATATATACGCAAGCACCATCTG ATAAAGGTTCTTTTGATGGCTGTCAAAGATTTTGATCCAGACTGTGGTGACCCAGCCTACACAATGGGCATTGTGGACTTGTTACTTGAATGCGTGGAACTATCATACAGACCTG AGGCTGGTGGTGTTAGACTCAGGGATGACATACGTAACGCACATGGTTACCACTTTCTTGTTCAGTTTGCCCTGGTTCTATCTTCCTTGCCAAAAAATCAGACTTTTGTGTCCAGTCGTTCATCTATTAAAGAAGATAGTGGTTCAGATGGCTCTGAACCGTTTCCTGATGTAGAAAATACGAGCAGTAGGGAAAATGCTGATTTTTCGTCACAAAACTTTTCTCCATCATTGTCGAGATTGCTTGATGTCCTTGTCACTCTGGCTCAGACTGGTCCAGCTGAGCCATCTGTAGGTAGGGCCACACGTTCATCCCAGACGAAGCCAACTGGGCATAGCAGAAGTCGAACTTCATCTGTGGATAGTTTATATGATGAAACATGGGAACAGGGAAGTAGTAAAGTTAAAGACCTGGAAGCTGTCCAAATGCTACAAGATATCTTCCTGAAGGCAGATAATAAGGATCTTCAGGCAGAAGTATTGAACAGAATGTTCAAGATATTCTCTAGCCACGTGGAAAACTATAGATTGTGTCAGGAGTTAAGGACCGTTCCATTACTTGTCCTGAACATGGCTGGTTTTCCTCCCTCGCTGCAAGATATAATCCTCAAGATTCTTGAGTATGCTGTCACGGTTGTCAACTGTGTTCCAGAGCAAGAACTGTTGTCACTTTGCTGCTTATTGCAACAGCCAATCACATCTCAGTTGAAGCACACCatactttctttctttgtgAAGCTCATATCTTTTGATCAACAATATAAGAAAGTTCTACGTGAAGTTGGTGTTTTGGAAGTCTTACAGGATGATTTGAAGCAACACAAGCTTCTTATGGGTCCAGATGAGTTTAGTGGAGTATCTAATCATTCTGATCTGAAGCCTAGCTCAGGTAGCTTTAAAAAGCACTTAGATACTAAAGATGCCATCATTTCATCACCAAAGTTGATGGAATCTGGATCGGGAAAGTTACCTGTCTTCGAAGTTGACAACACTATTACCGTTGGTTGGGATTGTTTGATCTCTTTGCTGAAGAAAGCTGAGGCTAATCAGGCATCTTTTCGTGCGGCCAATGGTGTGACAACTATTCTTCCTTTCTTGATATCGGATGCCCATCGAACTGGCGTCCTGAGGGTCTTATCATGTCTAATTACGGAAGACACTAAACAG GTCCATCATGAAGAATTAGGTGCTATTGTTGATTTGTTGAAGAGTGGAATGGTCACTAGTATTTCTGGACATCAGTACAAGCTTCATGATGATGCCAAATGTGATACAATGGGTGCTCTATGGCGTATCGTTGGTGTCAATGGATCTGCCCAAAGAGTCTTTGGTGAAGCCGCTGGTTTCTCTCTTTTATTGACGACTCTTCACACTTTTCAAGGGAACAAAGATCATATGGATGAGTCTGATGTGATGGTTTACATCAAATTGTTTAAATATCTATTTCGCCTTATGACAGCTGCCGTCTGCGAGAATGCTGTTAATAGGATGAAACTGCACGCTGTTATAACGTCTCAGACATTTTATGAGCTCTTGGTGGAGTCTGGATTGCTGTGTGTTGAGTTGGAAACGCAGGTTATACAGCTGTTGTTGGAACTTGCACTTGAAGTGGTGCTTCCACCATTTTTGGCATCAGAATCTACGGCCTCTGCTGCTATTACAGAAAGTGAAAAGACTACTTTTGTTGTCACAACCCCATCAGGCCAGTTCAATCCTGACAAGGAGAGAATTTACAATGCAGGTGCAGTCAAAGTTCTGATACGTTCACTGTTGCTCTTTAGTCCAAAAACGCAGCTAGAATTTTTGAACCTTTTAGAAAGTCTTGCTCGTGCCAGTCCTTTCAATCAAGAAAATCTCACATCAGTTG GCTGTGTCGAACTTCTGTTGGAGATAATTTACCCCTTTCTTCCGGGTTCATCTCCATTTCTGTCTTATGCTTTGAAGATTGTGAAAATTCTTGGAGCATACAG ATTGTCCCCGTCTGAGCTCCGAATGCTGTTTAGATATGTTTTGCAAATGAGGATTATGAAGTCAGATCATGCAATAGTTGAGATGATGGAAAAGCTAATTCTCATGGAAGACACAGACTTGGAACATCTATCTCTGGCTCCTTTTGTAGAGATGGACATGAGCAAAACTGGGCATGCTTCTGTTCAGGTTTCTCTGGGAGAAAGATCTTGGCCTCCTGCTGCTGGTTATTCATTTGTTTGTTGGTTCCAGTTTCGTAATTTCTTAACAACCCAAGGAAAAGAACCAGAAGCCTCCAAAGTTGGCTCTTCGTCAAGGACGCGCATCCCGAGTGCGCAGCAACACGAGCAGAACATTTTTCGGATATTTTCTGTTGGTGCTGTAAGCAATGAAAGTCCATTCTATGCAGAACTTTACTTTCAGGAGGATGGTATTCTGACCCTTGCCACTAGCAATTCAAATTCTTTGTCGTTTTCTGGATTGGAGATTGAAGAGGGCAGGTGGCATCATCTTGCTGTTGTTCATAGTAAACCGAATGCTCTTGCTGGACTCTTCCAAGCTAGTGTTGCAAATGTCTATCTTGATGGAAAACTAAGGCACACGGGTAAACTGGGGTACTCTCCTTCGCCTGTTGGAAAATCTTTGCAAGTAATAGTTGGAACTCCATCCACTTGTGCCAGAGTTAGTGATCTGACATGGAAAACACGCTCATGTTATCTTTTTGAGGAGGTGCTCACATCAGGTTGCATTGGTTTCATGTACATTCTTGGTAGAGGGTACAAAGGTCTTTTCCAGGATGCGGATCTCTTACGCTTTGTGCCAAATCAGGCTTGTGGTGGGGGGAGCATGGCTATTCTGGACTCATTAGACAGTGATGTGACGACATCGTCGAATGGGCAAAAGTTTGATGGAAGCAATAGACAAGGAGACTCCAAGGCAGACGGTAGTGGAATTGTCTGGGATCTTGAGAGGTTAGGAAATCTTTCCTTTCAGTTACCTGGCAAGAAActtatttttgcatttgatgGGACATGCTCGGAGTTCATCCGGGCGTCTGGAAGTTTTTCCCTCCTCAATCTGGTTGACCCCTTGTCCGCCGCTGCTTCTCCAATTGGAG GAATACCACGTTTTGGGCGTCTGGTGGGAAATGTATGTATCTGCAGACAAAGTGTGATTGGCGATACTATCCGCCCCGTTGGAGGAATGACTGTTGTACTCGCGCTTGTTGAGGCTGCCGAATCTAGAGACATGCTACACATGGCTCTTTCATTGCTTGCCTGTGCGCTTCGTCAAAACCCTCAGAATGTGAAAGATATGCAAACGATCAGGGGATATCATTTACTAGCTCTATTTTTGCGTCCCAAAATGTCTCTATTTGATATGCATGCTTTGGAGATATTTTTCCAAATTGCTGCATGCGAAGCTTTGTTTTCAGAGCCAAAGAAATTGGAGAGTGTACAGAGTAATGTCACTATGACACCTACGGAGACTATATTCGAAAACAGCTATGAGGATCTTGGTCTTTCGAGGTTCCGCTACGAAAGTTCCTCAGTTGGGTCTCACGGGGATATGGATGACTTTTCTGTTCCCAAGGATTCTTTTAGTCATCTTTCTGAGTTAGAAACAGACATTCCTGTTGAAACGTCAAACTGCATTGTCTTATCTAACGTGGATATGATTGAGCATGTCCTTTTGGACTGGACCCTTTGGGTGACATCCCCTGTTTCCATCCAGATTGCTTTACTTGGGTTTTTAGAAAATCTGGTATCAATGCATTGGTACAGGAATCACAATCTCACAATTCTGCGCAGAATCAATCTGGTGGAACATTTGTTAGTGACACTTCAGAGAGGTGATGTGGAAGTTCCGGTGCTAGAAAAATTAGTTGTTCTGCTTGGATGCATCTTAGAAGATGGATTCCTGACTTCTGAGCTTGAAAATGTGGTTAGGTTTGTGATCATGACATTTAATCCACCGGAAGTGAAGTCACGAAGCTCATTATCGCGCGAGTCAATGGGAAATCATGTAATTGTGAGAAACATGCTTTTGGAAATGCTCATTGATCTCCAGGTGACCATAAAAGCAGAGGAACTTCTGGAGCTGTGGCATAAGATAGTTTCGTCAAAATTAATAACATACTTCCTTGACGAAGCTGTGCATCCTACTAGTATGAGGTGGATCATGACTCTTCTTGGTGTTTGTCTTGCTTCTTCTCCGAACTTCTCCCTTAAATTTCGGACAAGTGGAGGTTATCAGGGGCTGATGCGGGTACTTCAGAACTTTTATGATTCCCCAGACATATACTACATACTGTTCTGCTTGATCTTCGGGAAACCTGTTTATCCAAGACTACCGGAGGTTCGGATGTTAGACTTTCATGCCCTAGTCCCGAATGATGGAAGCCATGTCGAGTTAAAATTCATAGATCTATTGGATTCGGTGGTGGGAATGGCTAGATCTACTTATGACAGGTTGATCATGCAATCAATGCTCGCCCACCAGTCTGGAAGTCTTTCGCAGGTCAGTGCTAGTCTTGTGGCTGAGCTTGTAGAGGGGGCAGAAATGACTGGGGAGCTTCAAGGGGAAGCGTTGATGCACAAAACTTATGCGGCACGTTTGATGGGTGGCGAAGCTTCAGCTCCTGCCGCTGCGACGTCTGTTCTCCGTTTCATGGTTGACCTTGCAAAGATGTGCCCTCAATTCTCTGCTGCTTGCAGGCGTGCAGACTTTGTTGAAAACTGTTCTGACCTTTACTTTTCCTGTGTCAG GGCCGCTTATGCTGTGAAGATGGCGAAACAGCTCTCCGTGAAGGCAGAAGAGAAGCAAATACATGACGTTGATGATAACGGCTCACAAGGAACATTCTCTAGCTTGCCTCATGACCATGATCAGTCCACCAAGACCTCCATCAGTGCTGGAAGCTGCCCTCAAGAGCAG GACTCAAGTAAATCATTTCAAGGTGTTGAAGATGTTAAGAAACAAGATGACAATCATGTCGGCGCTGTATCAGCTTCAATTGAAAAGGAATTTCCAGATACTAAAGGGAACGCAAATCAAGTTCAGGCAACAGATTCTCAGAGTTCTGCATCTTTCCATATGATTGAGTCTCCCCTTTTATCTGAAAAATCAGGCCTCAAAGTCTCATTCACTCAATCACCATCTCCGGTTGTCGCACTTGCATCCTGGCTAGGCTCTAACTATAATGAATCTAAAAGTTCTACAATGAGTTCTCCTTCTCTTGAATCCTATGTCTCTGTTACTGAGGTTGATGCATCTTCAGAACGAAAGTCAGGCTCCCAAGGATCTTCTGCTGTCAATGCCTTCTTCACAGTTAGCCCAAAACTTCTCCTGGAAACAGATGAAACTGGCTATGGTGGCGGGCCTTGTTCTGCCGGAGCGAGTGCTGTGTTAGATTTTATGGCAGAGGTACTTGCCGACTTAATGACTGAACAGATAAAAGCTGTACCGGTTCTGGAAAGCATATTGGAAATGGTTCCTTTCTATGTTAATCCTGAAAGTTTGCTGGTCTTTCAAGGCTTGTGCCTTAGCAGAGTCATGAACTATCTTGAAAGGCGTCTATTGCGTGATGATGAAGAGGACGCGAAGAAATTGGACAAGAGCAAATGGTCTGCGAATTTGGATACATTTTGCTGGATGATAGTGGACCGTGTTTATATGGGTGCTTTTCCTCACCCCTCTGGTGTTCTTAGGGCTCTTGAGTTCTTGTTGTCGATGCTGCAATTAGCTAACAAAGATGGTAAGGTTGAAGAAGTCACTCCTTCCGGGAAAGGTTTCTTATCCCTTGGAAGAGCAACAAGGCAGCTTGATGCTTATGTACACTCAATCCtgaaaaacacaaatagaaTGGTGCTATATTGTTTCCTCCCATCATTCTTGATAACTATTGGAGAGGAGGACCTACTATCACAACTGGGTTTACTTGTTGAATCTAAGAAGAGGCCATCTCGGCATCCAGCTGTTGATGAATCTAGGATTGACATCTCAACAGTTCTGCAGTTGTTGGTCGCAAACAGGAGAATCATATTCTGCCCAAGCAATCTTGATACTGATTTGACTTGCTGTCTGTGTGTGAATTTAATCTCCCTAATCCTTGACCAGAGAAAGACTGTGCAAAACATGTCACTTGATATTGTCAAATATTTACTGGTACACCGAAGATCTGCCCTCGAGGATTTGCTCGTCACTAAACTAATCCAAGGACAAAACTTGGATGTTTTACATGGCGGTTTTGATAAGTTGTTGACTGGGAATCTACCAGAATTCTTCGAGTGGCTTGAAAGCTCGGATAAGACAATTAACAAAGTTCTGGAGCAGTGTGCTGCAGTACTGTGGGTACAGTACATAGCTGGCTCGGCGAAATTTCCTGGTGTCAGGATAAAAGGCATGGAAGGTCGCCGGAAGAAAGAGATGGGAAGGAAATCGCGAGATGTGTCGAAGCTGGACCTTAAACACTGGGATCAGTTGAATGAGCGGAGATATGCGCTAGAAGTAATGCGTGATGCCATGTCTACTGAGCTTAGAGTTGTTCGGCAAAATAAATATGGTTGGATACTTCATGCTGAGAGTGAGTGGCAAACTCATCTCCAGCAGCTTGTGCATGAGCGTGGAATATTCCCAATGCGTAAATCCAAAAGGTCTGAAGATCCCGAATGGCAGCTCTGTCCGATTGAAGGTCCGTACAGAATGCGCAAAAAGCTTGAACGATGCAAGCTAAAAATTGATAGCATCCATAATGTTCTTGATGGAAAGTTGGAACTTGGGGAAATTGAGCTTCCCAAAGTGAAAAATGAAGATGGGCCAGTTATTTCTGACACAGATTCCGAACCAGCTTTCCTGCTCAGTGAACTTTATGATGAGTCGTTTGTGAAAGAGTCGGATGATTTTAAAGATGTCGCTTCTGCCAGAAATGGATGGAATGATGATAGAGCTAGTAGTACAAACGAAGCAAGTCTTCATTCTGCTCTCGACTTTGGTGCCAAATCTAGTACAGCATCTGTGCCAATAACAGACAACACACATGCAAAATCTGAGACTGGCTCTCCAAGACATTCATCTTCTGCTAAAATGGATGAAACTAAAGGCCCGGAGGAAAACTCAGAGAATGAACTGAATGATGATGGTGAGTACCTGATCAGACCTTATCTGGAGCATCTTGAaaagattaggttcagatacaACTGTGAGAGAGTTGTTGATCTCGACAAGCATGATGGAATCTTCTTAATAGGGGAGTTCTGTCTGTATGTGATAGAAAACTTTTATATTGACGATGATGGGTGTATTTGTGAGAAGGAATGCGAAGATGAGTTATCTGTTATTGATCAAGCGTTGGGTGTGAAAAAAGATGCCTCCGGAAACCTGGATTTCCAGTCCAAGTCTAGCACATCTGGGACGACAGCGGTGAAAACGGGAGCTCTAGGGGGAAGAGCAGTAGGGGGAAGAGCATGGGCATATGGTGGGGGTGCTTGGGGAAAAGAAAAGATGTGCATGACTGGTAACTTGCCCCATCCTTGGCGTATGTGGAAGCTTAATAATGTTCACGAAATATTAAAACGTGATTACCAGCTGCGTCCGGTTGCAATTGAGATATTTAGTATGGATGGGTGTAATGATCTCCTCGTGTTCCACAAGAAAGAGAGGGAAGAAGTTTTCAAAAATCTGGTTGCCATGAACCTTTCAAGGAACAGCAT gcTCGACACAACTATTTCAGGATCAGCAAAACAGGAAAGTAATGAGGGAAGCCGCCTTTTCAGATTAATGGCGAAGTCATTCTCGAAAAGATGGCAAAATGGGGAAATCAGCAACTTCCATTACCTAATGCATCTAAATACCCTAGCAGGACGTGGATACAGTGATCTCACGCAGTATCCAGTATTTCCATGGGTTCTCGCAGATTATGATAGTGAGAGTCTTGATTTGTCAGATCCAAAAACTTTCAGAAAACTCCACAAGCCAATGGGTTGCCAGACAcctgaaggagaagaagaatttAGGAAACG ATATGAGAGCTGGGATGATCCTGAGATTCCAAAATTTCATTATGGTTCTCACTATTCAAGTGCTGGAATTGTTCTGTTTTACCTTCTTCGCCTCCCACCGTTCAGTGCTGAAAATCAGAAGCTGCAAGGCGGTCAGTTTGATCATGCTGATAGACTCTTCAATAGTATAAAAGATACTTGGTTAAGTGCAGCTGGAAAGGGAAATACGTCAGACGTAAAAGAACTCATTCCTGAATTCTTCTACATGCCAGAGTTTTTGGAAAATAGATTCAGTCTTGATTTGGGTGAAAAACAGTCGGGAGAAAAG GTTGGTGATGTCTTTTTACCTCCGTGGGCTAGAGGTAGTGTACGTGAGTTCATCCTCAAGCACAGAGAAGCGTTGGAGTCAGATTATGTCTCAGAGAATCTGCATCACTGGATAGATCTCATCTTTGGGTACAAACAGAGAGGAAAG GCTGCAGAAGAAGCTGTAAATGTTTTCTATCACTACACGTACGAGGGAAATGTTGATATTGATGCAGTTAGCGACCCCGCATTGAAAGCTTCCATACTAGCGCAGATTAATCATTTTGGGCAAACCCCGAAGCAGCTATTCCAGAAAGCTCATGTCAAAAGAAGAACAGACCGAAAAATTCCTCTCCACCCTCTGAAACATTCGATGCATCTAATTCCTCACGAGACACGTAAATGTTCATCTTCTATAAGCCAAATCACTACTTTCCACGACAAGGTGCTCGTTGCCGGGGCTAACTGCTTCCTGAAACCCAGAGGCTACACCAAATACATAACATGGGGTTTCCCAGACAGGAGTTTGAGATTTATGAGTTATGATCAGGACAAACTGCTATCAACTCATGAAAATCTCCATGAAAGCAACCAGATCCAGTGTGCTGGTTTTAGTCACGATGGACGCATTGTGGTCACTGGAGCAGAAGATGGTCTAGTGTGCGTGTGGAGAATAAGCAAGGATGGCCCGCGTGGTTCACGACGCTTACGGTTAGAAAAAGCCCTATGTGCTCACACAGCTACAGTCACATGTCTACGTGTAAGCCAACCGTACCAGATGATTGCAAGTGGGTCAGATGATTGCACAGTTATAATATGGGATCTCAGTTCGATGAGTTTTGTGAGGCAGCTTCCTGACTTCCCAGTTCCAATTTCAGCAATCTACATAAATGACCTTACAGGGGAAATTGTAACTGCTGCTGGAACTGTCCTTGCGGTTTGGAGCATCAATGGCGACTGCCTTGCTGTTGCTAACACATCGCAGTTACCATCTGATTCAGTATTATCTGTAACAGGCTCGACGTCTTCTGACTGGCTTGAAACAGCCTGGTATGTAACTGGTCATCAGAGTGGAGCAATTAAAATATGGCGGATGATACATTGCACTGATCCGTTGAGTGCTGAGAGCAAAACAAGTAGTAGCAACAGAACAGGAGGGCTGAATCTGGGTGATCAAGTGCCAGAGTACAAGTTGATTCTACACAAGGTGCTGAAATTCCATAAACAACCGGTCACCGCTCTCTATCTCCCGGCCGACCTGAAGCAGTTACTAAGCGGAGATTCAGCTGGACAATTGCTTTCATGGACATTACCAGATGAGACATTAAGAGCTTCATTGAAACAGGCTTCATTGAAACAAGCTTCACTGAAACAGGCGTCATAG